The following are from one region of the Noviherbaspirillum sedimenti genome:
- a CDS encoding UDP-N-acetylmuramoyl-tripeptide--D-alanyl-D-alanine ligase: MHGKLAQLQPHLAKARLTQDAAFTGVSTDSRSVAAGKLFVALKGERFDAHDYLEQVAAQGAAAVLVERVPAGFSLPALVVPDTRAALGEMAAWWRRQFVLPVIGVTGSNGKTTVKEMIAAILAAAHGAEHILATRGNLNNDIGVPLTVFRLDANCRAAVIELGMNHPGEIAVLTAIAQPLVGLVNNAQREHQEFMASVAAVAEENGAVIRGLPADGIAVFPADDPFTPLWRGYAGGRRVLGFGFNPEAEVRGEYTPNAFGSDIRITAGAQQFSVKLAAAGEHNVRNALAAAACALAIGIDGETVRRGLEAFAPVDGRLQRKTAVNGALVIDDTYNANPDSVRAAIDVLAQAPAPRLLVLGDMGEVGDQGLQFHQEVGAYAAARGIERLLTLGEMARDASAAFGPGATHFDNIEEINHAAAAGLAPNATVLVKGSRFMKMERVVTHLVSGIAG, from the coding sequence ATGCACGGAAAACTGGCGCAATTGCAGCCGCATCTGGCGAAAGCCCGTCTGACGCAGGATGCTGCCTTTACTGGCGTGTCCACCGACAGCCGTAGCGTTGCCGCAGGCAAGCTGTTTGTGGCGCTCAAGGGCGAGCGTTTCGATGCCCACGATTATCTGGAACAAGTCGCGGCGCAAGGCGCGGCTGCAGTGTTGGTTGAACGGGTGCCGGCCGGCTTTTCGCTGCCGGCCCTGGTGGTGCCGGATACGCGTGCCGCGCTCGGTGAAATGGCCGCCTGGTGGCGCCGGCAGTTCGTGTTGCCGGTCATCGGCGTCACCGGCAGCAATGGCAAGACCACGGTCAAGGAAATGATCGCCGCCATCCTGGCGGCAGCCCATGGCGCGGAACATATTCTGGCAACGCGCGGCAACCTGAACAACGACATTGGCGTGCCGCTGACGGTGTTCCGGCTGGACGCGAATTGTCGCGCCGCGGTCATCGAACTGGGCATGAACCATCCGGGCGAAATCGCCGTACTGACGGCGATCGCGCAACCGCTGGTCGGTCTGGTCAACAATGCACAGCGCGAGCACCAGGAATTCATGGCCAGCGTGGCGGCGGTGGCCGAGGAAAACGGCGCGGTGATCCGCGGCTTGCCGGCCGACGGTATCGCGGTGTTTCCGGCGGACGATCCATTCACGCCGCTGTGGCGCGGCTATGCCGGCGGCCGTCGCGTACTGGGCTTCGGTTTCAATCCAGAGGCCGAGGTGCGCGGCGAATACACGCCGAATGCTTTCGGCAGCGACATCAGGATCACGGCGGGAGCGCAACAGTTCAGCGTCAAGCTGGCGGCGGCCGGCGAACACAATGTCAGGAATGCCCTGGCGGCGGCGGCTTGCGCGCTGGCCATTGGCATCGATGGCGAGACGGTCAGGCGCGGGCTGGAAGCGTTCGCGCCGGTCGACGGTCGCCTGCAAAGAAAAACCGCCGTCAATGGCGCGCTGGTGATCGACGACACTTACAACGCCAACCCGGATTCGGTGCGCGCCGCCATCGACGTGCTGGCGCAGGCGCCGGCGCCGCGCCTGCTGGTGCTGGGCGATATGGGCGAGGTTGGCGACCAGGGGCTGCAGTTTCATCAGGAAGTGGGCGCCTATGCTGCCGCGCGCGGCATTGAACGCCTGCTGACCCTGGGCGAGATGGCGCGTGATGCCAGCGCCGCGTTCGGTCCGGGTGCCACGCATTTCGACAATATAGAAGAAATCAATCATGCCGCAGCAGCGGGCCTTGCGCCCAATGCCACCGTATTGGTCAAGGGATCGCGCTTCATGAAGATGGAGCGCGTGGTTACACATCTGGTTTCGGGAATTGCGGGATAG
- a CDS encoding peptidoglycan D,D-transpeptidase FtsI family protein, which yields MRRPSLRSGSGARVAASKGLPFSASPVLAVKLPAWRSRLVLFFLFAAFAALIGRALWLQGISNEFLQKQGAYRYARTLELPATRGKITDRSGQVLASSVPVKAIWAIPEDVADAPQDKLRMLARLLEMSERDLKTKLDSDRSFVYLKRQVEMDIADQIVKLGIGGIYTRKEYKRFYPQGEVMAHIVGFTNVEDVGQEGIELAAQKDLAGITGSRRVIKDRLGRIVEDIEAIREPHDGKDLALSVDSKIQYIAFTQLKEAVEKFSAKAAGIVVLDVKTGEVLALANMPTYNPNQRSGLTGAQLRNRVLTDTFEPGSSMKAFSVALALERRLVTPATQIQTAPGRMTIGSATIGDAHAHGILTVSEVIQKSSNIGTAKLALQMPAQEMWEMFTTLGFGQQPRFGFPGAVAGRVRPYKSWRPIEQATMSYGHGMSVSLLQLARSYLVFARDGDIIPLSFHKIADMPASQRVFSEKTAHEMRAMLESVTQPGGTATQAQVPGYRVAGKTGTAHKLVNGRYANKYIASFVGFAPVSDPRIVIAVMVDEPTSKSYYGGAVAAPVFAAVAANALRSLNVSPDSTVTDIIVPPESLRESL from the coding sequence GTGAGGCGGCCCTCGCTGCGTTCCGGTAGCGGCGCCAGGGTGGCGGCTTCCAAGGGCCTGCCTTTTTCCGCCAGTCCGGTGCTGGCGGTGAAGCTGCCGGCCTGGCGCTCACGTCTCGTGCTGTTCTTCCTGTTTGCCGCGTTTGCCGCCCTGATCGGCCGGGCGCTCTGGCTGCAGGGGATTTCCAACGAATTCCTGCAAAAGCAGGGCGCATACCGCTACGCCCGCACCCTCGAATTGCCGGCGACGCGCGGCAAGATCACCGACCGCAGTGGCCAGGTGCTGGCATCGTCGGTGCCGGTCAAGGCGATCTGGGCGATTCCCGAGGACGTCGCCGATGCGCCGCAAGACAAGCTGCGCATGCTGGCGCGCCTGCTGGAAATGAGCGAGCGCGATCTGAAAACCAAGCTTGATTCCGACCGCAGCTTCGTCTATCTCAAGCGCCAAGTCGAAATGGATATCGCCGACCAGATCGTCAAGCTCGGCATCGGCGGCATTTATACGCGCAAGGAATACAAGCGCTTCTATCCGCAGGGCGAAGTGATGGCGCATATCGTCGGCTTCACCAATGTCGAGGATGTCGGCCAGGAAGGCATCGAACTGGCGGCGCAGAAAGACCTGGCCGGTATCACCGGTAGCCGGCGTGTCATCAAGGACCGGCTCGGGCGCATCGTCGAGGATATCGAGGCAATCCGCGAACCACATGACGGCAAGGATCTGGCGCTGTCGGTCGACAGCAAGATCCAGTACATCGCTTTCACGCAGTTGAAGGAGGCGGTCGAGAAGTTTAGCGCCAAGGCAGCCGGCATCGTGGTGCTGGATGTGAAGACCGGCGAGGTGCTGGCACTGGCCAACATGCCGACCTATAACCCGAACCAGCGTTCCGGCCTGACCGGTGCGCAATTGCGCAACCGCGTGCTGACCGACACCTTCGAGCCAGGCTCGTCCATGAAAGCATTTTCGGTGGCGCTGGCACTCGAACGTCGCCTGGTAACGCCGGCGACTCAGATCCAGACTGCGCCGGGACGCATGACGATCGGTTCGGCGACGATTGGCGACGCCCATGCGCATGGCATCCTCACTGTATCGGAAGTGATCCAGAAATCCTCCAACATCGGCACTGCCAAGCTGGCGCTGCAGATGCCGGCGCAGGAAATGTGGGAAATGTTTACCACGCTGGGCTTTGGCCAGCAGCCACGCTTTGGCTTCCCCGGCGCGGTAGCTGGCCGGGTGCGGCCCTACAAGTCCTGGCGTCCGATCGAGCAGGCCACCATGAGCTATGGCCACGGCATGTCGGTGTCGCTGTTGCAGCTGGCGCGCTCCTATCTGGTTTTCGCCCGCGACGGCGATATCATTCCGCTGTCGTTCCACAAGATTGCCGATATGCCCGCCAGCCAGCGCGTGTTCAGCGAAAAAACCGCGCACGAAATGCGCGCCATGCTGGAGTCCGTAACCCAGCCAGGTGGCACCGCGACCCAGGCACAGGTGCCCGGCTACCGCGTCGCCGGCAAGACTGGCACTGCGCACAAGCTGGTGAACGGCCGCTATGCCAACAAATACATCGCATCTTTCGTTGGCTTCGCACCGGTTTCTGACCCGCGCATCGTGATCGCCGTGATGGTTGACGAGCCAACTTCCAAATCCTATTACGGCGGCGCCGTTGCGGCACCCGTATTCGCAGCGGTGGCGGCAAATGCCCTGCGGTCGCTGAATGTCTCGCCGGATTCCACCGTGACCGACATTATCGTTCCGCCGGAATCGCTCAGGGAGAGCCTGTGA
- the ftsW gene encoding putative lipid II flippase FtsW — translation MKFAMPFFSGATAQPVPGMAQRSRMMEYDQPLVWVVVLLMLFGMVMVYSASISLPDSRKYANYTNHHFLARQATFISVSMVAALFAFRVRIETWQKLAPYLFVGVLILLVLVLVPGLGKGVNGAKRWLSFKVFNLQPSELMKLVVVLYAADYTVRKQEYMHKLTKGFLPMMGAVAFVGLLLLLEPDLGALGVIVCIAMGILFLGGINGVWFGGIAATLVGIFTMVIMLSPWRRERIFAYLNPWEEANALGKAYQLSHSLIAFGRGEWFGVGLGGSVEKLHYLPEAHTDFLLAVIGEELGFVGVLVVVAMFYWIVKRAFEIGRHAIAVDQTFAGLTAKGIGIWIGVQAFINMGVNLGLLPTKGLTLPLMSYGGSGVLINCVGLAILLRIDYENRVLMRGGRV, via the coding sequence ATGAAATTCGCCATGCCATTCTTTTCCGGCGCAACGGCGCAACCGGTTCCCGGCATGGCGCAACGCTCCAGGATGATGGAGTACGACCAGCCGCTGGTCTGGGTGGTCGTGCTGCTGATGTTGTTTGGCATGGTGATGGTGTATTCGGCTTCGATCTCGCTGCCGGATTCGAGAAAATATGCGAACTACACAAACCATCATTTTCTGGCGAGGCAGGCGACCTTCATCAGCGTGTCGATGGTGGCTGCCTTGTTCGCCTTCCGGGTGCGCATCGAGACATGGCAAAAGTTGGCGCCCTACCTGTTCGTTGGCGTATTGATCCTGCTGGTGCTGGTGCTGGTGCCCGGCTTGGGCAAGGGCGTCAACGGCGCCAAGCGTTGGCTGTCGTTCAAGGTGTTCAACCTGCAGCCTTCGGAACTGATGAAGCTGGTGGTCGTGCTGTATGCGGCTGACTACACGGTGCGCAAGCAGGAATACATGCACAAGCTGACCAAGGGCTTTTTGCCGATGATGGGCGCGGTCGCCTTTGTCGGCTTGCTGCTCTTGCTGGAGCCAGACCTGGGCGCCCTGGGCGTGATCGTCTGCATCGCCATGGGCATCCTGTTTTTGGGCGGCATCAACGGTGTCTGGTTCGGCGGCATCGCCGCCACTCTGGTCGGTATCTTCACCATGGTGATCATGCTGTCGCCGTGGCGACGCGAAAGAATTTTTGCTTACCTCAATCCATGGGAAGAGGCAAACGCGCTGGGCAAGGCCTACCAGCTATCGCATTCGTTGATCGCTTTCGGCCGCGGCGAATGGTTTGGCGTGGGACTCGGCGGCAGCGTTGAAAAGCTGCACTACCTGCCGGAAGCGCATACGGATTTCTTGTTGGCTGTCATCGGCGAGGAGCTCGGATTCGTTGGTGTGCTGGTGGTGGTGGCGATGTTTTACTGGATCGTCAAGCGCGCATTCGAGATTGGCCGCCACGCCATCGCCGTGGACCAGACCTTTGCCGGATTGACGGCCAAGGGCATCGGCATCTGGATCGGCGTGCAGGCCTTCATCAACATGGGCGTGAACCTGGGCTTGCTGCCGACCAAGGGACTGACCTTGCCGCTGATGAGTTATGGCGGCTCGGGCGTGCTGATCAACTGCGTCGGTCTGGCGATCCTGTTGCGGATCGATTATGAAAACAGGGTCCTCATGCGCGGAGGCCGCGTATGA
- the murD gene encoding UDP-N-acetylmuramoyl-L-alanine--D-glutamate ligase: protein MDYQGKHVLVLGLGESGLAMALWLARCGASVRVADTRATPERLPELQEKISAAEFVAGPFGVSLLEGIDFVALSPGLAPGRELAEIAPAAAERNIPLWGEIELFAQALAALKDEHGYAPKVIAITGTNGKTTVTSLTGLLCRRAGLTVQVAGNISPAALDVLRAALDGDNLPQAWVLELSSFQLHSTFSLQADAATVLNVTQDHLDWHGDMQAYAADKAKIFGVSTVRVLNRDDAWVMRMSSPAGVQCSFGANEPDQANSFGLVEESGMQWLAMAEAAEEGQKKRRKKGSDEELPVTVKRLMPADALKIRGRHNAMNALAALALCRAIDLPLAQLLHGLREYTGEPHRVEPVSCIGGVDYYDDSKGTNVGATVAALNGLGSDMSGSSRKLVLIAGGDGKGQEFSPLAEPVARYVRAVLLIGKDAGAIRAALAETGVALDECSSLEQATQRAAQLAQPGDAVLLSPACASLDMFRNYAHRAQVFIDAVRDIAAGRGEVLA from the coding sequence GTGGATTACCAAGGCAAACATGTTCTGGTACTGGGGCTCGGCGAATCGGGCCTGGCGATGGCGCTGTGGCTGGCACGCTGCGGCGCCTCGGTGCGTGTTGCCGATACGCGGGCGACGCCGGAGCGTCTGCCGGAACTGCAGGAAAAAATTTCGGCGGCAGAATTTGTCGCCGGCCCCTTCGGCGTCAGCCTGCTGGAGGGTATCGACTTCGTGGCGCTGAGTCCGGGGCTGGCGCCGGGACGGGAACTGGCCGAAATCGCGCCGGCAGCCGCCGAGCGCAATATTCCGCTGTGGGGCGAGATCGAGCTGTTCGCCCAGGCGCTGGCAGCACTCAAGGACGAACATGGTTATGCGCCGAAGGTCATCGCGATCACGGGCACCAATGGCAAGACCACCGTCACCAGCTTGACCGGCCTGCTGTGCCGGCGCGCCGGCCTCACTGTGCAAGTCGCCGGCAACATCAGCCCGGCCGCGCTCGATGTATTGCGCGCCGCGCTTGATGGCGACAACCTGCCGCAGGCCTGGGTACTGGAGTTGTCAAGTTTTCAGTTGCACAGCACTTTCAGCCTGCAGGCAGATGCCGCGACTGTGTTGAATGTTACGCAAGACCATCTCGACTGGCATGGCGACATGCAAGCCTATGCTGCCGACAAGGCAAAAATCTTTGGCGTCAGCACCGTACGCGTACTCAATCGTGACGATGCCTGGGTGATGCGCATGTCATCCCCGGCAGGTGTGCAATGCAGTTTCGGCGCGAACGAGCCGGACCAGGCAAACAGTTTCGGCCTGGTCGAGGAAAGCGGCATGCAATGGCTGGCGATGGCGGAAGCGGCCGAGGAAGGCCAGAAAAAGCGCCGCAAGAAGGGCAGCGATGAAGAACTGCCCGTGACGGTAAAGCGCCTGATGCCGGCCGATGCATTGAAAATCCGCGGCCGTCACAATGCCATGAACGCGCTGGCCGCGCTGGCTTTGTGCCGCGCCATCGACTTGCCGCTGGCGCAGCTATTGCATGGCTTGCGCGAGTATACCGGCGAGCCGCACCGGGTTGAGCCGGTGAGCTGCATCGGCGGCGTCGACTATTACGATGACAGCAAGGGTACCAATGTCGGCGCCACTGTGGCTGCATTGAATGGGCTGGGTTCCGACATGTCCGGTTCCAGCAGGAAGCTGGTATTGATTGCCGGCGGCGATGGCAAAGGGCAGGAATTCTCGCCGCTGGCCGAGCCGGTTGCAAGGTATGTGCGCGCGGTGCTGTTGATCGGCAAGGACGCCGGCGCCATTCGTGCCGCCCTGGCCGAGACCGGCGTGGCGCTGGACGAATGCAGCAGCCTGGAACAAGCCACGCAACGCGCCGCTCAGCTGGCGCAGCCGGGCGACGCCGTGCTGCTGTCGCCGGCTTGCGCCAGCCTCGATATGTTCAGGAATTATGCGCATCGCGCCCAGGTATTCATCGATGCGGTGCGCGATATCGCGGCTGGGCGCGGTGAGGTACTCGCATGA
- a CDS encoding UDP-N-acetylmuramoyl-L-alanyl-D-glutamate--2,6-diaminopimelate ligase, giving the protein MTSPTPLLDQIVAWLQATAPAAQLVADSRAITAGDVFFAYPGEAADGRRFIAQAIAAGAAAVVYEAEEFEWDGNWTVPQLAVAGLKYLAGEIASGFYGQPERDMFVVAVTGTNGKTSCTQWLGAALSRLGTPTGVVGTLGTGIYRGGAALDFAVTGNTTPDALLLQASLKQMREEGASALAIEASSIGLLQRRMAGMHVDVAVFTNLTRDHLDYHGDMAAYEASKAALFDWPGLQHAVINLDDEMGMRLVQRLRGNASPATLIGYSISGKTAADVAVLQAEQIRTSHAGTTFALSSPFGSAQVKIQLVGHFNVSNVLAIIATLLARGVEWRLAITTVEALTAVPGRMQQLGGQDAPLVVIDYAHTPDALEKTLAALRPIAQERHGALWCVFGCGGDRDPGKRPQMGKVSLLADHVVVTSDNPRSEAPADIIAQIMQGMEGLENMKHTPLAIEDRAGAILWAVKHAEKNDVILLAGKGHETMQEIKGRKLPFLDADHAALALATRAMQGGGS; this is encoded by the coding sequence ATGACCAGTCCGACACCGCTCCTGGACCAGATCGTGGCATGGCTGCAGGCGACCGCGCCGGCGGCGCAACTTGTCGCCGATTCGCGTGCCATTACTGCGGGCGACGTGTTTTTCGCTTATCCTGGCGAGGCTGCCGATGGCCGTCGTTTCATTGCGCAGGCCATCGCCGCCGGCGCCGCCGCGGTCGTGTACGAAGCAGAAGAATTTGAGTGGGATGGTAACTGGACCGTGCCGCAGCTGGCGGTCGCCGGCCTGAAATACCTGGCGGGCGAAATCGCCAGCGGTTTCTACGGCCAGCCCGAGCGCGACATGTTCGTGGTGGCGGTGACCGGCACCAACGGCAAGACTTCCTGCACCCAATGGCTCGGCGCCGCGTTGTCGCGTCTGGGTACGCCCACCGGCGTGGTCGGTACGCTCGGCACCGGTATTTACCGGGGCGGGGCGGCGCTCGACTTCGCTGTCACTGGTAACACAACGCCGGATGCCCTGCTGCTGCAAGCCAGCCTGAAGCAGATGCGCGAGGAGGGTGCCAGCGCGCTGGCGATCGAGGCATCCTCGATTGGCCTGTTGCAGCGGCGCATGGCCGGCATGCATGTGGACGTGGCGGTATTTACCAATCTCACGCGCGACCATCTCGATTACCACGGCGATATGGCGGCCTACGAGGCGTCCAAGGCCGCGCTGTTTGACTGGCCGGGATTGCAGCATGCTGTCATCAATCTGGATGACGAAATGGGCATGCGCCTGGTGCAGCGCCTGCGGGGCAATGCTTCACCTGCCACCCTGATCGGTTACAGTATCAGTGGCAAGACGGCAGCTGACGTGGCAGTACTGCAGGCCGAGCAGATCCGTACCAGCCATGCCGGCACCACGTTTGCGCTGAGTTCGCCGTTCGGCTCGGCACAGGTGAAAATCCAGCTGGTGGGACATTTTAATGTCAGCAACGTGCTGGCGATCATCGCGACCTTGCTGGCCAGGGGCGTGGAATGGCGCTTGGCGATTACCACGGTGGAAGCTTTGACGGCAGTGCCGGGGCGCATGCAGCAACTCGGCGGCCAGGATGCGCCGCTGGTGGTCATCGATTATGCGCATACGCCGGATGCGCTGGAAAAAACCCTGGCGGCGCTGCGGCCAATCGCGCAGGAACGCCATGGCGCTTTATGGTGCGTGTTCGGTTGCGGCGGCGACCGCGATCCGGGCAAGCGCCCGCAGATGGGCAAGGTGTCATTGCTGGCCGACCATGTGGTCGTCACCAGCGACAATCCGCGCAGCGAGGCGCCGGCGGACATCATTGCACAAATCATGCAAGGAATGGAAGGTTTGGAAAACATGAAACACACGCCGCTGGCGATCGAAGATCGCGCCGGCGCCATCCTGTGGGCGGTCAAGCACGCGGAAAAAAATGACGTGATCCTGCTGGCCGGCAAGGGCCATGAGACCATGCAAGAAATAAAGGGCCGGAAGCTGCCATTCCTGGACGCCGACCATGCGGCGCTGGCCCTGGCCACGCGCGCCATGCAGGGAGGAGGCTCATGA
- the mraY gene encoding phospho-N-acetylmuramoyl-pentapeptide-transferase has protein sequence MLLWLAQYFQQDIGTFRVFNFITFRAVFATLTALAIGLFSGPAVIRTLARLKVGQAVRTDGPQTHLIKSGTPTMGGALILIAIGVSVLLWADWSNRFIWPVLIVTLGFGAIGWVDDYRKVVYKDPNGMRSKEKYFWQSLIGLAAALYLAFSVSAPSNSGVWELFLAWVQSGFSMDLPPKADLIVPFFKTISYPLGVWGFIALTYFVIVGTSNAVNLTDGLDGLAIMPTVMVGSALGLFAYLTGSVTYAKYLLIPHIPGAGELLIFCGAMAGAGLAFLWFNAHPAQVFMGDVGALALGGALGTIAVIVRQEIVLFIMGGIFVVETLSVMAQVMYFKFTKKRYGVGRRILLMAPLHHHYEQKGWKETQVVVRFWIITMMLVLFGLSTLKLR, from the coding sequence ATGTTGCTCTGGTTAGCACAATATTTTCAACAAGACATCGGCACTTTCCGTGTCTTCAATTTCATCACCTTCCGCGCGGTGTTCGCCACGCTGACGGCGCTGGCGATCGGCCTGTTCTCGGGACCGGCGGTGATCCGTACGCTGGCACGTCTGAAAGTCGGTCAGGCGGTGCGCACCGATGGCCCGCAAACCCATCTGATCAAGAGCGGCACGCCGACCATGGGTGGTGCCCTGATCCTGATCGCCATTGGCGTCTCGGTGCTGCTGTGGGCCGACTGGAGCAATCGCTTCATCTGGCCGGTGCTGATCGTCACGCTCGGTTTTGGCGCGATCGGCTGGGTCGACGATTACCGCAAGGTTGTCTACAAGGACCCGAACGGCATGCGCTCGAAGGAAAAGTATTTCTGGCAATCGCTGATCGGTCTTGCGGCAGCGCTGTACCTGGCGTTCTCGGTGTCGGCGCCGAGCAATAGCGGCGTGTGGGAACTGTTTCTCGCCTGGGTGCAGTCTGGTTTCAGCATGGACCTGCCGCCCAAGGCTGACCTGATCGTGCCTTTCTTCAAGACCATCAGCTACCCGCTGGGGGTATGGGGTTTCATCGCATTGACGTATTTCGTCATTGTCGGCACCAGTAACGCGGTCAATCTGACCGATGGCCTGGATGGTCTGGCGATCATGCCCACCGTAATGGTGGGAAGCGCGCTCGGCCTGTTCGCCTACCTGACCGGTAGCGTCACTTATGCCAAATACCTGCTGATTCCGCATATCCCCGGCGCCGGCGAATTGCTGATCTTTTGTGGTGCGATGGCGGGCGCCGGACTGGCTTTCCTCTGGTTCAATGCGCATCCGGCGCAAGTGTTCATGGGCGACGTCGGCGCGCTGGCGCTGGGCGGCGCGCTGGGCACCATTGCGGTGATCGTGCGCCAGGAAATCGTTCTGTTCATCATGGGCGGCATCTTCGTGGTCGAAACCTTGTCAGTGATGGCGCAAGTGATGTACTTCAAGTTCACCAAGAAGCGTTACGGCGTCGGCCGGCGCATCCTGCTGATGGCGCCGCTGCACCATCACTATGAACAAAAGGGCTGGAAGGAAACTCAGGTGGTGGTGCGTTTCTGGATCATCACCATGATGCTGGTGTTGTTTGGATTGTCTACTTTGAAGTTGCGATAA